A genome region from Macaca fascicularis isolate 582-1 chromosome 3, T2T-MFA8v1.1 includes the following:
- the TMEM270 gene encoding transmembrane protein 270: protein MEAVPPVRSSLLGILLQVIRLTVLLVQNRDHLYNFLLLKINLFNHWVSGLAQEARGSCNWQAHLPLGAAACPLGRALRAGLALIQVPVWLVLQGPRLMWAGMWGGTRALGLALLSAWEQLGLSVAIWTDLFLSCLHGLMLVALLLVIVTWRVCQKAHCFRPDRQLSKALQMNCVVRKLLAQLRRLYWWVETMTALTSWHLAYLITWTTCLASHLLQAAFEHTAQLAQAQEVEPQEVSGSSLLPSLSGSSDSESGLVLSEQETPRA, encoded by the exons ATGGAGGCCGTTCCTCCAGTCAGATCCAGCCTTTTGGGGATTCTGTTGCAGGTTATAAGGCTCACAGTGCTG CTGGTTCAGAACCGAGATCACCTCTATAATTTCCTGCTCCTCAAGATCAACCTCTTCAACCACTGGGTATCAGGGCTGGCCCAGGAGGCCCGGGGGTCCTGTAACTGGCAGGCCCACCTACCCCTGGGAGCTGCAGCCTGCCCGCTGGGCCGGGCTCTCCGGGCTGGGCTGGCTCTGATCCAGGTCCCCGTGTGGCTCGTGCTACAGGGACCCAGGCTGATGTGGGCTGGCATGTGGGGCGgcaccagggccctgggcctggccttgCTCAGTGCCTGGGAGCAGCTGGGCCTGTCTGTGGCCATCTGGACAGACCTATTTTTGTCATGTCTGCACGGCCTGATGTTGGTGGCCTTGCTCCTGGTGATAGTGACCTGGAGGGTGTGTCAGAAGGCCCACTGCTTCCGACCGGACAGGCAGCTCAGTAAG GCCTTGCAAATGAACTGCGTGGTGAGGAAGCTCCTGGCACAGCTGAGACGTCTGTATTGGTGGGTGGAGACTATGACTGCCCTCACCTCCTGGCACCTGGCCTATCTCATCACCTGGaccacctgcctggcctcccacctGCTGCAGGCTGCCTTTGAACACACGGCCCAGCTGGCCCAGGCCCAGGAGGTTGAACCCCAGGAGGTCTCAGGGTCTTCCTTGCTGCCCTCACTATCTGGGTCCTCGGACTCGGAGTCTGGACTAGTTTTGTCAGAGCAAGAAACTCCCAGAGCATAA